A DNA window from Hordeum vulgare subsp. vulgare chromosome 1H, MorexV3_pseudomolecules_assembly, whole genome shotgun sequence contains the following coding sequences:
- the LOC123448557 gene encoding glycerophosphodiester phosphodiesterase GDPDL7-like isoform X2, producing MPCLPPIHNLFPLVSWVLDPFRPNLLRCASAFEAWISPTRSGCSSLTLMGARYPLVFLILLLLHGTKAAPDPPVPGWLTLSGRRPVVVARGGFSGLLPESGQLAYNFAMHSSVCDVVLFCDLQLSSDGVGFCHSSLRLDNSSDIAQSFPNRGSTYQVNGQDVQGWFSLDFKSKELHDIVLSQNILSRPNTFDKEQQLLSLDNVVQSVLAQQGEVHAIWVNIEYNSFFMEHGLSSEGYIVGLPKEFPVTHVSSPEFAFLKGLSGKVRSNIKLIFRFLREDLVEPTTKRTYGELLKDLKSIKAFASGILVPKQFIWPQNKDMYLEPSTSLVKDAHALGLEVYASGFANDDPCMSYNYSYDPSAEILQYIDNSEFSVDGVLTDNPPTASAALVCMAHTKGNPFLFPPVKAGPPPGEGENSTRPLIITHNGASGVFSDSTDLAYQQAVKDGADIIDCWVRMSKDGVAFCLGSTDLNSSTTAATTFLGKMTTVNEIQNKSGIFSFDLLWSEIQTLKPNLIGPFADARLERNPAAKNAGKFVTLPEFLDFAKASNITGILMGIEHATYLIARGLDVVDAVSKALVKSGYDKETCKQRVLIQSEDAPVLTAFKSFPKFQRVLTIEFDIRDASKPSVEEILQFANAVKLRRSSAARVNGFFLEGFTDSLVNRLHAGGLQVYVGVLRNEFMNLAFDYWADPLVEVATDTLSVGADGLVTEFPATAAAFFRSPCSTGQVYMGYTISPAEPGGLLMLAVNGSVPPAPPPAPVLEPQDILQQQLPVCPNEPMFRTFRCRLAPKEKEKATGKPEYNINLASLDG from the exons ATGCCTTGCCTGCCTCCTATCCACAATTTATTTCCTCTAGTTTCGTGGGTCCTAGATCCCTTTCGCCCAAACCTGCTCCGTTGCGCTAGCGCATTTGAAGCCTGGATTTCCCCCACAAGGTCTG GGTGCTCGTCTCTAACCCTAATGGGAGCAAGATATCCTCTCGTTTTCTTGATCCTCTTACTTCTTCATGGAACCAAGGCTGCTCCGGACCCTCCAGTACCGGGATGGCTGACTCTGAGTG GTCGTCGCCCTGTAGTCGTTGCTCGTGGGGGCTTCTCTGGATTATTACCTGAGTCAGGCCAGCTTGCATACAACTTTGCAATGCACAGTAGCGTGTGTGATGTGGTTCTGTTCTGCGACCTGCAACTCTCCAGCGACGGTGTGGGCTTCTGCCATAGCAGCTTGAGACTTGACAATTCGTCAGATATTGCTCAGTCGTTCCCTAACAGGGGCTCGACATATCAAGTGAATGGACAAGATGTTCAAGGATGGTTTTCTCTGGATTTCAAATCGAAGGAGCTGCATGATATCGTGT TGTCTCAGAATATTTTGTCTCGCCCAAATACATTTGACAAAGAACAGCAACTGTTGTCGCTTGACAATGTGGTTCAAAGTGTCCTGGCTCAACAAGGCGAGGTTCATGCAATTTGGGTCAACATAGAG TACAACTCATTTTTTATGGAGCATGGATTAAGTAGCGAAGGTTACATAGTGGGACTACCAAAAGAATTTCCTGTCACCCATGTCTCCTCACCAGAATTTGCATTCTTGAAAGGTCTCAGTGGAAAAGTCAGAAGCAATATtaagttgattttccggtttcTCCGTGAAGACCTTGTTGAGCCTACGACGAAGAGAACATATGGAGAACTTCTGAAAGACCTAAAATCTATCAAGGCCTTTGCATCAGGGATTCTTGTCCCAAAGCAATTTATTTGGCCACAGAATAAGGATATGTACTTGGAGCCGTCTACCAGTTTGGTCAAAGATGCACATGCCCTAGGGCTGGAAGTGTACGCATCTGGATTTGCCAATGATGATCCCTGTATGAGCTACAACTACAGCTATGATCCCAGCGCGGAAATCTTGCAGTACATAGACAATTCAGAGTTCTCGGTTGACGGCGTTTTAACAGACAATCCGCCTACCGCATCTGCAGCCTTGG TGTGCATGGCACATACCAAGGGCAATCCATTTCTTTTTCCTCCTGTTAAAGCTGGACCTCCTCCAG gagaaggagaaaacAGCACCAGGCCACTGATCATAACCCACAATGGTGCGAGTGGCGTCTTCTCAGACAGCACCGACCTTGCCTACCAACAAGCAGTGAAAGACGGCGCGGACATAATAGATTGCTGGGTCCGGATGTCGAAAGACGGAGTCGCCTTCTGCCTGGGCTCTACAGATCTCAACAGCAGCACGACAGCAGCTACAACTTTCTTGGGAAAAATGACCACTGTCAATGAGATACAGAACAAGTCTGGCATTTTCTCGTTTGATCTCTTATGGAGCGAGATCCAGACCTTAAAAC CCAACCTCATCGGTCCGTTCGCAGACGCACGTCTGGAGAGAAATCCTGCGGCGAAGAACGCTGGCAAATTTGTGACACTGCCTGAGTTCCTTGATTTTGCAAAAGCCAGCAACATCACTGGTATACTGATGGGCATAGAG CATGCTACGTACCTTATAGCCAGAGGCCTTGACGTGGTGGACGCGGTCTCCAAAGCGCTTGTCAAGTCCGGGTACGACAAGGAGACCTGTAAGCAGCGCGTGCTCATACAGTCAGAGGACGCCCCGGTGCTTACGGCGTTCAAGTCGTTCCCCAAGTTCCAGCGGGTGCTGACGATTGAGTTCGACATCCGCGACGCCTCCAAGCCTTCGGTGGAGGAGATATTGCAGTTTGCGAATGCGGTGAAGCTCAGGCGCAGCTCTGCCGCGCGGGTCAACGGCTTCTTCCTGGAGGGGTTCACGGACTCCTTGGTCAACAGACTGCATGCCGGCGGCTTGCAGGTGTACGTCGGCGTCCTCAGGAATGAGTTCATGAACCTCGCGTTCGACTACTGGGCCGACCCCTTGGTGGAGGTTGCCACGGACACTTTGTCGGTGGGCGCCGACGGGCTCGTGACCGAGTTCCCTGCCACTGCAGCAGCATTCTTCa GGAGCCCATGCAGCACCGGCCAGGTGTACATGGGCTACACGATCAGCCCCGCCGAGCCCGGCGGCTTGCTCATGCTGGCTGTCAATGGCTCGGTCCCTCCAGCACCCCCTCCGGCGCCGGTGCTCGAGCCCCAAGACATCCTGCAACAGCAGCTGCCGGTGTGCCCCAACGAGCCCATGTTCCGGACCTTCCGCTGCCGCCTGGCgcccaaggagaaggagaaggcgacGGGGAAACCTGAGTACAACATCAATCTGGCTAGCCTAGATGGCTAG
- the LOC123448557 gene encoding glycerophosphodiester phosphodiesterase GDPDL7-like isoform X3, giving the protein MGARYPLVFLILLLLHGTKAAPDPPVPGWLTLSGRRPVVVARGGFSGLLPESGQLAYNFAMHSSVCDVVLFCDLQLSSDGVGFCHSSLRLDNSSDIAQSFPNRGSTYQVNGQDVQGWFSLDFKSKELHDIVLSQNILSRPNTFDKEQQLLSLDNVVQSVLAQQGEVHAIWVNIEYNSFFMEHGLSSEGYIVGLPKEFPVTHVSSPEFAFLKGLSGKVRSNIKLIFRFLREDLVEPTTKRTYGELLKDLKSIKAFASGILVPKQFIWPQNKDMYLEPSTSLVKDAHALGLEVYASGFANDDPCMSYNYSYDPSAEILQYIDNSEFSVDGVLTDNPPTASAALVCMAHTKGNPFLFPPVKAGPPPGEGENSTRPLIITHNGASGVFSDSTDLAYQQAVKDGADIIDCWVRMSKDGVAFCLGSTDLNSSTTAATTFLGKMTTVNEIQNKSGIFSFDLLWSEIQTLKPNLIGPFADARLERNPAAKNAGKFVTLPEFLDFAKASNITGILMGIEHATYLIARGLDVVDAVSKALVKSGYDKETCKQRVLIQSEDAPVLTAFKSFPKFQRVLTIEFDIRDASKPSVEEILQFANAVKLRRSSAARVNGFFLEGFTDSLVNRLHAGGLQVYVGVLRNEFMNLAFDYWADPLVEVATDTLSVGADGLVTEFPATAAAFFRSPCSTGQVYMGYTISPAEPGGLLMLAVNGSVPPAPPPAPVLEPQDILQQQLPVCPNEPMFRTFRCRLAPKEKEKATGKPEYNINLASLDG; this is encoded by the exons ATGGGAGCAAGATATCCTCTCGTTTTCTTGATCCTCTTACTTCTTCATGGAACCAAGGCTGCTCCGGACCCTCCAGTACCGGGATGGCTGACTCTGAGTG GTCGTCGCCCTGTAGTCGTTGCTCGTGGGGGCTTCTCTGGATTATTACCTGAGTCAGGCCAGCTTGCATACAACTTTGCAATGCACAGTAGCGTGTGTGATGTGGTTCTGTTCTGCGACCTGCAACTCTCCAGCGACGGTGTGGGCTTCTGCCATAGCAGCTTGAGACTTGACAATTCGTCAGATATTGCTCAGTCGTTCCCTAACAGGGGCTCGACATATCAAGTGAATGGACAAGATGTTCAAGGATGGTTTTCTCTGGATTTCAAATCGAAGGAGCTGCATGATATCGTGT TGTCTCAGAATATTTTGTCTCGCCCAAATACATTTGACAAAGAACAGCAACTGTTGTCGCTTGACAATGTGGTTCAAAGTGTCCTGGCTCAACAAGGCGAGGTTCATGCAATTTGGGTCAACATAGAG TACAACTCATTTTTTATGGAGCATGGATTAAGTAGCGAAGGTTACATAGTGGGACTACCAAAAGAATTTCCTGTCACCCATGTCTCCTCACCAGAATTTGCATTCTTGAAAGGTCTCAGTGGAAAAGTCAGAAGCAATATtaagttgattttccggtttcTCCGTGAAGACCTTGTTGAGCCTACGACGAAGAGAACATATGGAGAACTTCTGAAAGACCTAAAATCTATCAAGGCCTTTGCATCAGGGATTCTTGTCCCAAAGCAATTTATTTGGCCACAGAATAAGGATATGTACTTGGAGCCGTCTACCAGTTTGGTCAAAGATGCACATGCCCTAGGGCTGGAAGTGTACGCATCTGGATTTGCCAATGATGATCCCTGTATGAGCTACAACTACAGCTATGATCCCAGCGCGGAAATCTTGCAGTACATAGACAATTCAGAGTTCTCGGTTGACGGCGTTTTAACAGACAATCCGCCTACCGCATCTGCAGCCTTGG TGTGCATGGCACATACCAAGGGCAATCCATTTCTTTTTCCTCCTGTTAAAGCTGGACCTCCTCCAG gagaaggagaaaacAGCACCAGGCCACTGATCATAACCCACAATGGTGCGAGTGGCGTCTTCTCAGACAGCACCGACCTTGCCTACCAACAAGCAGTGAAAGACGGCGCGGACATAATAGATTGCTGGGTCCGGATGTCGAAAGACGGAGTCGCCTTCTGCCTGGGCTCTACAGATCTCAACAGCAGCACGACAGCAGCTACAACTTTCTTGGGAAAAATGACCACTGTCAATGAGATACAGAACAAGTCTGGCATTTTCTCGTTTGATCTCTTATGGAGCGAGATCCAGACCTTAAAAC CCAACCTCATCGGTCCGTTCGCAGACGCACGTCTGGAGAGAAATCCTGCGGCGAAGAACGCTGGCAAATTTGTGACACTGCCTGAGTTCCTTGATTTTGCAAAAGCCAGCAACATCACTGGTATACTGATGGGCATAGAG CATGCTACGTACCTTATAGCCAGAGGCCTTGACGTGGTGGACGCGGTCTCCAAAGCGCTTGTCAAGTCCGGGTACGACAAGGAGACCTGTAAGCAGCGCGTGCTCATACAGTCAGAGGACGCCCCGGTGCTTACGGCGTTCAAGTCGTTCCCCAAGTTCCAGCGGGTGCTGACGATTGAGTTCGACATCCGCGACGCCTCCAAGCCTTCGGTGGAGGAGATATTGCAGTTTGCGAATGCGGTGAAGCTCAGGCGCAGCTCTGCCGCGCGGGTCAACGGCTTCTTCCTGGAGGGGTTCACGGACTCCTTGGTCAACAGACTGCATGCCGGCGGCTTGCAGGTGTACGTCGGCGTCCTCAGGAATGAGTTCATGAACCTCGCGTTCGACTACTGGGCCGACCCCTTGGTGGAGGTTGCCACGGACACTTTGTCGGTGGGCGCCGACGGGCTCGTGACCGAGTTCCCTGCCACTGCAGCAGCATTCTTCa GGAGCCCATGCAGCACCGGCCAGGTGTACATGGGCTACACGATCAGCCCCGCCGAGCCCGGCGGCTTGCTCATGCTGGCTGTCAATGGCTCGGTCCCTCCAGCACCCCCTCCGGCGCCGGTGCTCGAGCCCCAAGACATCCTGCAACAGCAGCTGCCGGTGTGCCCCAACGAGCCCATGTTCCGGACCTTCCGCTGCCGCCTGGCgcccaaggagaaggagaaggcgacGGGGAAACCTGAGTACAACATCAATCTGGCTAGCCTAGATGGCTAG
- the LOC123448557 gene encoding glycerophosphodiester phosphodiesterase GDPDL7-like isoform X1, giving the protein MPCLPPIHNLFPLVSWVLDPFRPNLLRCASAFEAWISPTRSAGCSSLTLMGARYPLVFLILLLLHGTKAAPDPPVPGWLTLSGRRPVVVARGGFSGLLPESGQLAYNFAMHSSVCDVVLFCDLQLSSDGVGFCHSSLRLDNSSDIAQSFPNRGSTYQVNGQDVQGWFSLDFKSKELHDIVLSQNILSRPNTFDKEQQLLSLDNVVQSVLAQQGEVHAIWVNIEYNSFFMEHGLSSEGYIVGLPKEFPVTHVSSPEFAFLKGLSGKVRSNIKLIFRFLREDLVEPTTKRTYGELLKDLKSIKAFASGILVPKQFIWPQNKDMYLEPSTSLVKDAHALGLEVYASGFANDDPCMSYNYSYDPSAEILQYIDNSEFSVDGVLTDNPPTASAALVCMAHTKGNPFLFPPVKAGPPPGEGENSTRPLIITHNGASGVFSDSTDLAYQQAVKDGADIIDCWVRMSKDGVAFCLGSTDLNSSTTAATTFLGKMTTVNEIQNKSGIFSFDLLWSEIQTLKPNLIGPFADARLERNPAAKNAGKFVTLPEFLDFAKASNITGILMGIEHATYLIARGLDVVDAVSKALVKSGYDKETCKQRVLIQSEDAPVLTAFKSFPKFQRVLTIEFDIRDASKPSVEEILQFANAVKLRRSSAARVNGFFLEGFTDSLVNRLHAGGLQVYVGVLRNEFMNLAFDYWADPLVEVATDTLSVGADGLVTEFPATAAAFFRSPCSTGQVYMGYTISPAEPGGLLMLAVNGSVPPAPPPAPVLEPQDILQQQLPVCPNEPMFRTFRCRLAPKEKEKATGKPEYNINLASLDG; this is encoded by the exons ATGCCTTGCCTGCCTCCTATCCACAATTTATTTCCTCTAGTTTCGTGGGTCCTAGATCCCTTTCGCCCAAACCTGCTCCGTTGCGCTAGCGCATTTGAAGCCTGGATTTCCCCCACAAGGTCTG CAGGGTGCTCGTCTCTAACCCTAATGGGAGCAAGATATCCTCTCGTTTTCTTGATCCTCTTACTTCTTCATGGAACCAAGGCTGCTCCGGACCCTCCAGTACCGGGATGGCTGACTCTGAGTG GTCGTCGCCCTGTAGTCGTTGCTCGTGGGGGCTTCTCTGGATTATTACCTGAGTCAGGCCAGCTTGCATACAACTTTGCAATGCACAGTAGCGTGTGTGATGTGGTTCTGTTCTGCGACCTGCAACTCTCCAGCGACGGTGTGGGCTTCTGCCATAGCAGCTTGAGACTTGACAATTCGTCAGATATTGCTCAGTCGTTCCCTAACAGGGGCTCGACATATCAAGTGAATGGACAAGATGTTCAAGGATGGTTTTCTCTGGATTTCAAATCGAAGGAGCTGCATGATATCGTGT TGTCTCAGAATATTTTGTCTCGCCCAAATACATTTGACAAAGAACAGCAACTGTTGTCGCTTGACAATGTGGTTCAAAGTGTCCTGGCTCAACAAGGCGAGGTTCATGCAATTTGGGTCAACATAGAG TACAACTCATTTTTTATGGAGCATGGATTAAGTAGCGAAGGTTACATAGTGGGACTACCAAAAGAATTTCCTGTCACCCATGTCTCCTCACCAGAATTTGCATTCTTGAAAGGTCTCAGTGGAAAAGTCAGAAGCAATATtaagttgattttccggtttcTCCGTGAAGACCTTGTTGAGCCTACGACGAAGAGAACATATGGAGAACTTCTGAAAGACCTAAAATCTATCAAGGCCTTTGCATCAGGGATTCTTGTCCCAAAGCAATTTATTTGGCCACAGAATAAGGATATGTACTTGGAGCCGTCTACCAGTTTGGTCAAAGATGCACATGCCCTAGGGCTGGAAGTGTACGCATCTGGATTTGCCAATGATGATCCCTGTATGAGCTACAACTACAGCTATGATCCCAGCGCGGAAATCTTGCAGTACATAGACAATTCAGAGTTCTCGGTTGACGGCGTTTTAACAGACAATCCGCCTACCGCATCTGCAGCCTTGG TGTGCATGGCACATACCAAGGGCAATCCATTTCTTTTTCCTCCTGTTAAAGCTGGACCTCCTCCAG gagaaggagaaaacAGCACCAGGCCACTGATCATAACCCACAATGGTGCGAGTGGCGTCTTCTCAGACAGCACCGACCTTGCCTACCAACAAGCAGTGAAAGACGGCGCGGACATAATAGATTGCTGGGTCCGGATGTCGAAAGACGGAGTCGCCTTCTGCCTGGGCTCTACAGATCTCAACAGCAGCACGACAGCAGCTACAACTTTCTTGGGAAAAATGACCACTGTCAATGAGATACAGAACAAGTCTGGCATTTTCTCGTTTGATCTCTTATGGAGCGAGATCCAGACCTTAAAAC CCAACCTCATCGGTCCGTTCGCAGACGCACGTCTGGAGAGAAATCCTGCGGCGAAGAACGCTGGCAAATTTGTGACACTGCCTGAGTTCCTTGATTTTGCAAAAGCCAGCAACATCACTGGTATACTGATGGGCATAGAG CATGCTACGTACCTTATAGCCAGAGGCCTTGACGTGGTGGACGCGGTCTCCAAAGCGCTTGTCAAGTCCGGGTACGACAAGGAGACCTGTAAGCAGCGCGTGCTCATACAGTCAGAGGACGCCCCGGTGCTTACGGCGTTCAAGTCGTTCCCCAAGTTCCAGCGGGTGCTGACGATTGAGTTCGACATCCGCGACGCCTCCAAGCCTTCGGTGGAGGAGATATTGCAGTTTGCGAATGCGGTGAAGCTCAGGCGCAGCTCTGCCGCGCGGGTCAACGGCTTCTTCCTGGAGGGGTTCACGGACTCCTTGGTCAACAGACTGCATGCCGGCGGCTTGCAGGTGTACGTCGGCGTCCTCAGGAATGAGTTCATGAACCTCGCGTTCGACTACTGGGCCGACCCCTTGGTGGAGGTTGCCACGGACACTTTGTCGGTGGGCGCCGACGGGCTCGTGACCGAGTTCCCTGCCACTGCAGCAGCATTCTTCa GGAGCCCATGCAGCACCGGCCAGGTGTACATGGGCTACACGATCAGCCCCGCCGAGCCCGGCGGCTTGCTCATGCTGGCTGTCAATGGCTCGGTCCCTCCAGCACCCCCTCCGGCGCCGGTGCTCGAGCCCCAAGACATCCTGCAACAGCAGCTGCCGGTGTGCCCCAACGAGCCCATGTTCCGGACCTTCCGCTGCCGCCTGGCgcccaaggagaaggagaaggcgacGGGGAAACCTGAGTACAACATCAATCTGGCTAGCCTAGATGGCTAG